The segment ACTattgttatgaagattaaatgaattgaTATGTATAAAACCTTCAGAATAACAACTGGACATAAAGAAAGTGTTCAAGAAATGTTAGCTAATAGCTTTCTTCTCTGACAATCGGTTTTGACAGTTGGTTCCCACTATGTTGTGGACTTTTTCGGACCAGGACCAGATATCTTGTCTTATGATTTTCATCCACTCCCACACCATGCTAGGGCTTTGTCCAGTGTCTGGCATGAATGGTAGcacaaaatgaaagttaaaaatatgctGTTGAATTAAATGATTTCTTCCCTTATGGATAAAGATAAGAATCTCAAGATCTTAGCCCGAAGACTACTGCCCATCTCTCTGCCCTCACTTGTCCCCGCCTTAAAAAAGAGCAGGCCATAGTCTCCAGCTTACACCCTCACTCACAGTTCCATTCACTTTCCTACTTTCCCCTTTCCTAATCAGAGGGATCTTGGGGTGGGGCTTCAAGGAACCTCTAGGAGTTTGAAGGGGGGGGAGCTTGAAACCATAGACTAGCTGTCACAAGTCATGGGTGGGATTTGGTCGTTCAGAAAAGGAGGTACCAGACCAGGAATGGGGGATGGTAATGATGGTGAAGTGGCGTAGGCTAGTTCAGGATGGACCAGAAATGAGAGGTTGAGGGAAGCCAGAAAGGACCAGTTGGTGGAGTGGCGGGGGATAGGTGGGTGATGAATGGAATCATGCGGAGGGTGGCTTGTGAGGGTACAGAAGCAAAGGCAGGTGATTGGACGAGAAAGAGTCCTAGTTGCCACGGCAGCGACTAGAGGAGAAGGTCTTCAGTTGAGGAGAAGGTCTCCACTAGAGAAGGACGGGGAGCTCCGGCTCCGTGTGTTCCCCAGTAGAGCCAGTGCATCGACCCCCATATATCCCTGCTGACGTGTCAACCGGGAAAGGCTGAAGCCTTCCCGGGCACCGCCCCTCCGCGCCTCGCTACCCACCGCCCCCTGAGCCCTGCAGCCTACTCCACCGCGTCACAGGCTCCCTGAGGTGACCACAACATGGCTGCAGTGCCAGGGCTGCTCTTCTGGCTGTTCGTGCTCTGTCCAACCTGGCGAGTGCTGGGCCAACCGGACCCGAGCACCGGCCGGCGCTTCTGGAAGCACAAACTCTGTGCAGACCACGAATGCAGCAGTGAGTGCGCAGGCGGGCGGGCGTCCTCGGGTCTCCGCAGTGGCTCTTCGGGGCTGCATGGGGCTCCGATCCCCCCCAGTCCCCAGCCCCGTGGGCTGGGCTAGGGGGCCGCAGGATGACGGGTGGGGCACAGGAGTGACAAGAGCCTCGGGACCCTGCGTGTCCCCTCCGGCTCTGCCGGCACCCCGGCCAGCCCGCTCGGGTTGCCGGGGGCTTCGACTCCCACTTGTTGCcagtgttttatttttctctactgaCTGAGGCGGGGGTTGGGAAACAGGATTCCCCAGGGACAGCTCTCAGTTTATTCCCTTCCAGGATTTGACTAGGATCTCAGTGGGTGATGGGGTTGCGCCCTGCACGCCTGGGGCTCCCCACGCTGTAGCAGAGCACTTTTCTCCCCCTCCACAGGGACCTGGGCCGGTGCGGTATCAGGGCAGATGCCCTCCAGGGCCCGGTGGCCCTAATCCCAGCGGCAGGTTGATGGTGGGGCTACTTGGGAAAGGCTCACTGGCCCCTTTGTCCTTTTGCTGCACTGGGGATTGGGCTGGTTTTGCCTTTTAACAGGGACTAGAGTTTAGGCTTGGAAAGAGCACCGAGTCCAGGCACACAATGTGTTCCGAGGTCTCGGCCCTGACTCTGCTTCAATCCTGTCATTTCTGTGCATAGAAGCCTCCCTTCATATTTGAGGTAGGGTAGCAGGTGGGCCAGTAATCTTTTGCTTTTGAAAGAGGCCAAGGATCTGCACCGGCCACCTGGGAACTGCAGCCTCTTCTGTGTGCAGGAAGCAGACAGAATTGCTTCCCAGTCCTGGATTGGAGGTGGGCGGTGGGGAGGATGTAGCCATTCAGATTGAGATGAAGAGGTTTgttgcaataacaataataaatactccAAGATTTTTATAAGCCAGTTCAGTTTTAGACTCAGTCGCTAGTGTTGTTGGAACCTCTTTCCTCTATATATTTACTGGCCCAGAATACTTCTTATGGCCTCCCGCTTGGTTTCTAGTAACCTTGTAACTTGATGACCGTGTTGTCCATAAATTGTAAgcagtacatattttaaaatattcatgataAAAAGGCCAAGAAGTTTACCATTGAGCTCTTTATGCCTAAATTGGTGttaccaaaaacaaattttataatttgaattgtttgttccactccaataaagaaaaaagatgtcTCCAATATATGTTAAGCAGTTCCTAGAGATAACCCTAAGGCTGGAGTAAATAAACACTCAGAAAAGCAAAGCAGCTGCCATGATATTTCCTTTCAGTTTTGGGTGAACAAAATCAGGCTTCCAGCATGGTAGAATGTTTGCTATTCTTTGCTATCACGCGCTATCCTACGTCGGCTACCTGGACAATCTCATCACTGATGCTTCCTCAGTACTAAGACATGGTGTTGGTAAGGTTCAGTGGGGTAACATAACTTGAGAAATGGCCTGTGTCCAAACAGATGTGACCAAACACAACAGGTGGGTCTGTGTTGTGTTGTAGGAAGTAGTGAGGTGTGTATGTCAGGTGTCCTTGTGTGCCTTCCAAATAagtgctccaaaaaaaaaaaataagaactaaATAGGTGCTCCATAGTATGCATTATGTTGTCACCTAATATATTACTGATTTGTAAACCCTCTATGACCTAAGGGGGAACAAGAGAAACATTGCCATTTCCACTTGTGATGAGAATTCCCCACCTTAAAGTGTCTCTCACCTTCAACTTGGCCTCTTAATTATATATGAATTAGGATGCTGACAGTTTTGAAAATAGTCCTGTTTTAGCTTCAAAAAAACAAGTTACCCTCTCCAAATCTGTGTTTGTTCCtcagacatatatttttataaaacacacATTCTTGTGTATTTTACTGCTAATTGGCTTTTAGAAAAAGtgttatttccatttcttctttgtgCTTTTTACATACATCTATTGTGCATTTCATCTTAAATCAGAAACTGTGTATTTGGtcaaccaaaagaaaaatgttgcttCTACCAGTTTCTAGATCAATTGTGATTCTAGTCCTGCATTTTAAGCATGAAGTTATTGCCTGACCTTTTCTCATGGTTAAACTTGTTCCTTGTCAGATAGGATACCCacttttgattttgtttattaaaaaaaaaatacgaaTGAGGATGTTTTGAAACAATCTTAATGTTGGATATAGTCAACAATATTTGCTCAGAGAAAATATATTTCCTGGTAATTTACCCAAATCCTGAACACAGAGACAGCAACTCTGCTGCAAATGAAATTGACAGTATTTACGGCTGCATGGTAGCACTTGCAGCCACTTAAAGGTAATGTCTTTTAGCGGTTAGTTCAAGTTAATTAACCCCTTGGGGGTTCCTGGAtattcttccctcttccctccctattACCTCTGCATGAAGCCATACTTAAGCCTGTCCGTGTCTACACTTGGATTTACATATTTGCAAAATGAAGCTTTTTATGattatgaaacaaaaaaattgaggcCTGCAAGAACCAAGAGTTTCACTGAAACCAGCCATGGTTGGTGGTAGCCACATTGCTTTTTATTTCTCAGCACAGAGAAAAATAGAGAAGCTTCCTTTTCCCTTGTCTAATTGCAGGGAATATTGTATTTTATAGCAATAAAATCTCTAAGAATTTTAGATACTTTGAGCAGGTGAATTAAAAGTGATTCCAGTACTGGAAAAACTTGACTTTTGTTCATAGTGGGATTCGTATTTCTTGATGGGTCAATGTGGATTGTGAAAAATCAAGTCCTaatgtttgcttttcttttttcaatgttcATATACAGTGTTAATGTACCGAGGTGAAGCTCTTGAAGATTTCAGAGGCTCAGATTGTCgttttgtgaattttaaaaaaggtgaCCCTGTATATGTCTACTATAAACTGGCAGAGGTATCACCAGAACTTTGGGCCGGAAGTGTAAGTAAAAGTTTGACAGGTGTTATATTCTTACTTTTGATGCGTTTTTCAGCAGTGTAGATTTAAATGACTGATTTCTTGGGGTCTTTGTAGAGTTAACCTGACCTCTCTGCCAGGCCCTGTGCTCCTAACACGCCTTAGGCCTGGCACAGCATAGAAATTCAGTAGACTTTCTGAAACAGAACTGAACTGGTTGTGGTTGCTACCCCTCACATCAAGTTCCAGAAGGCTCTACACATTATAAAGGTTGTCATGGTGAAAACCTGACAATTCTTAGCTTTGCTGCTTCAAAAGGGAAGGATTCATGGACATTAGAGTTAATCCTGTAAATTAAGTCTGATATAGTAACTCAGGCATGCATATATAAAGTtgattttttgtgtattttaccTAATCATTTGTGCTGATTTTACTCTAAAAAAGCAGAATTTTATGTTcattatgtgctttttttttttcttttttgcaacttCTGGGTCATCCATTTCCTGCTTTTCCTATAATCTATGCCTGAAGGTTCCCCCAGGGGTTCTACTTAGCCAGTTGTATGGAtcttctgatgaaagacatgacaTTGTTTATATCATGCTTTGATATTTTAAATGGGGAGATTCACTAGGAGTGACCTCATTGAGAGATTTATGAGTATTgtccttttcatttaaaaaaatgtgatatgtGGATTGTTTACTTTAAATGGTAGCAAGGGTCTTTGATGACTGTAGGAATGTTCCAGTTTAGAGACATTCCGGGTTGCATCCCTGAAATTTctcaccctaaataaaataccacacaGCAGAAAATAAGAGTAATCCCTATGGGAAAACTAGTATCATTTTGTTGCCATTTCTGATTCAAAATTAGGTATAAATTAGCAAAATTAggtataaaaattatttccagtCATGAGCCTCCATAAttctgcatcattttttttttcatatcacaagAAATAGGATACCACCCAGTGTGTGGTGCCTTTAGGTACAAACTTTATATTTAGACAGAGTCCCAGTTGCAGTACTCCATATAAAGAACcatctattgtttctttcaagtACACCAAATAGGATTCGTAATCTTTAAACTTGGAACTGTTTTTCCATGTACCTAAGTGGCATTTTTCATACAGTAGTCATCTTTCTCCCCTTCTTTGAGCTTTTGGATAAATGGACTTGATTTACATTTTCTCCTGTCACATTGTAGCCTGTTAACTATGTTCATCCCTAGGACTCTTGCCATTCTGGGTGGCAGCACTCATCCTGTCTTCCTGAGGAGCCCTGCTTTCAGCACCTGACCAGAAAGGTTCTTTGCCGACTGATGAGTGTTTGGGTGGCACTTTGTTTGCATTGCTCCTGTGGCATTCATTTGTCTTCTTTGCCTTCAGTCAGGTTGTGTTTTATCTTAGCTCCCTATAAAGTGAAAAACTCAGTTAGGAAAGGACCCCTGTCTAATCCATCTTCCTTTTGAATATTTCCTTTCAGGGCAGTGGCACTTAAGTACATTTGTTCTGATAGTAGCTTATGCAGAATTTGTTCTCTTGTGGCAGTTCTTTGCTCCCCACCCACAAATCAAATCAGCAGCACCTTGGCAGGGATGATGTATGGAAGCAAAATTAggtataaaaattatttccagtCATGAGCCTCCATAATTCtgcatcattttttttcatatcacaagAAATAGGATACCACCCAGTGTGTGATTATGGAGCTTTATATAATCTATGGTCTCAGTTGACACAGATTAAGAAGAGATAAATGTGTTTCCTTTCTCCatacatctctgtttttttttccttttccaaagtTAACCTTAATAGAATTTTTATCAGAAGGGAAAAGTGTGTTTCCCCTCAGACTCGCCTCTCGTGTCATGAATGTTATACTTAGGAAATTAAAAACTCTTTAGTTTTCAAAATGATTCTTCttttgagtttttagttttcattctgcaaTGTTGTTGGTTTTCTAGAGTCTCAGACTTTATCTGCCAGTGATGAAGCTTTTAATTGCTCCGTCTTATCTAATCTTCATGGCAGTATTCTACCACTAATACTGGCTCTCAGATGGTTTCTATTTATAACAAGAACATTCATGAATGGGGATATTTTAGAGTTAGTGATAAGAtgccttttttaattttcttttttgggcATTTGATTTGCCTATCAGTTTCCTTTAATTATTGGCAAGAATCTTCTGTTCCTTTTAGTCAGTAGTTAGTAATAAGAGTGTCTTTCTCAAGGGGAACTTTATATACCTTTTGTACGCTTTATGTAACTTCATATAATTTAGCTGTTGGTGCTGAAAATAAATGGGGTTCTTTTCTGCAGAGGATTTATTTTGGGTGAAACTGAAACTTGATATGTGGTTTAGTATGCATtatattgtaattttattttctcccaaGTACTTGTAAAAGTAGATTTGGAAAAAGTTAGGAGAGCATATACTATCAATACATTTGCTATAGTGGTAATACATTTTAGagattttgtattgtttttacttattaattttcaTGACTGTTGTGTATTGGGTAAGAAAGACATAAATATTGGTttatgagcaatgctacaaaatgtACAGGTAAATTCTTGCTAGAGGTTATTTGGAATTGCATTTATAAGCAGCTTTGATTTATATAGTTTTAACCATATAATATACAATAATCTCCTATGCAGATCTTTTATTTACTTCAGAAGTCTTAACTTTATATGCTCTGTGTTGAGAATTAAgctaaatgtaaaaaagaaaacttcagtggttggaaatgttgttttaacagttctgtacttaatttttatttggaataataaTCTCAGTGTAATTGTTATAGCAACTTTCTTTCTTGGTTATCCCATATACCTATCTATTATGTGTATATTTTCTGCCACTTCTATTGATATTTGTCTCTTTTGCACTATAGGTTGGCCATATTTTTGGACATTTTCCAAAAGATTTCATCAAGGTAGTTCATGAATATACTAAAGAAGAGCTACAAATTCCAACAGATGTAAGTTATAGATTTCTTTTTTGTTCTCAATTGTAAACTGGCTTATAAATCCATCCGTTATATTCAGTTAACTGCTTCTGAAAGttttataatgtgtttataaCATTTGTGTAtcagattttcatttgaaatcagACTACCTATTAAAAAAACTTTGAAAGGCATTCAAGGGTGATTATATTATAATCTGagagttttctaatatattgaaacAGATATTCTTGTAGAAGGCTGTTTACTCAACTATAGGgcttttctcttctgttttatatgtgaaaaataaataatttaatatatttgtacttggctattaaatttaagaggtaaataattttattttacaggCAAAAAaaggtattccaacttgaaaactaCTCATTGGATAGTTATTAGACATTTTAAGTATATTTAGGTTAAATTAATAAACTCTAACTTTTATACTAGGCTAGAAATATGTACTTACAAAGGTTTTCTTATTCTTAGTCATATATGGGATCATAGTCATGTTATAGATTTGGAAAAGGGGACCTGAGCGTTTCAGGTGATGTTCAGTCTCAGATCTTTTAAGGCCCCAACTGCTTCCTTTAtacagcattcctgtattgtgctCTGACTTAAATTGATTTTGTGACTGAAAGGATTTCGTGTTCTAGAATTCTCACTTCAGCTGattattttctagagttttaaattaTGTAGTAATTGATGCCCACCAACATTAAAACATCTTTGGGCAGCTCTTTGTATTGGCTGTAGAATATGCAAGCTGCTAGGCTAGGATAGTTCTTAGATTAGatggggtgaatggataaagtcatcctgtttgttgttgctgttcctaAAATTTCTTCATAATCTCAGGGGCCATAAAATCACTTCTGTTGCTTGTTGGACTTCATTGTTGGTAAAGAGAGTTAGTTCTTGGGATTTAAGCTGTGACAGCAGTTCACTGATTACAGAGAACTCATTTGTTTTGAACTCTGCCTTCTCATTATGTTTCCCATTACATGCATCCCTCATGGCTTAGAAATGCATGTGATGGGGAGAGGAAATCACTCATCCCTACTACATTGAactgcctcccccacccccagaacccccgcagaatattatgaagatttaattaggagatggaaaatttttaaaaaatttccattcATACTATGGCTTCTTTTATATGTCAATTTGCTTACTAGTGGCAAGAAGGAAGACTAGATAAATATATAGATAGTCCTGAGAGAGATCTTAGTGACTgtgtaaccctgatgaagaggaaggTGTATAACTTGTTGAATCTTATTTTCAGTTTGTTCTTGTGGTAATAATGTGAGGAGCCTCCTTAATATCATTCTTTATTCCATCAAATGTACTTGTATCTCAGTAAGATACTTTAAAACTGATTCATCTTTCTCAATGCTGCAGGATCTTCCAGCTTCTCCTGAGCAAATGATTAAGAATTAAATTTCTGAAACATAGGTGTAGATATTAAGAGCTGGAGGATCCTATAAGTGATACCTTGCCTTTTCCTACTTATGCTCAGAGCAAATTGAGAGAGACCCAAGAGTCAGGCTGTTGGAGACCAAATTGTCACCATTTTTACTCATTATGCTTTTTAAAGAACATGACCcatgtttaaaaaagaaagaaagaaagaaagaaagaatagactTTCTAACACTGTAGTCTAGAAAAAGACAGATTTACTCAGCCATAGAAGGAGTTAGCCAATGGGGGTTGGAGGAGGGTAATCTGGTTGACCCCAAAGATTCTTTAGAACCAATCCTGAATTTGGGAGCGTGGATGAGTTTGCTTTTGTGACACTTTGTTATTGACACActaatgttttccttttccttacaggagacagattttgtctgttttgatggtggaagagatgattttgataattataatGTAGAAGAACTTCTAGGATTTTTGGAATTGTATGATTCTGCAAATGAAGATTCTGAGAAAGCTATAGAAAAAGTGGAACAATTTCCTGAAGTATCCCAGGACGTTGAACCTGAACCTAAACCAGTAGTAGCAAACTCAGAGCAAATTGAAAGTGCATTCTCAGAAAACACTATGGATCTTGAGGAACAATTTTTGGCTCAGAAGAACCATCCTCATGCAGATAGTCAAACAGATAATGCTCAGGGTGAACAAACTTCATTTGAACCCTTTGAAGAAATACTACAAGATGAATTGAAAGTGCCAGAAAGTGAAAACAACAAAACCAGCAACAGTTCTCAGGTCTCAAACGAACAGAAGACTGATGCTTCtacacttttaaaaaaagaaatgacattaGACTTGAAAACCAAATTTGGCTCTACTGCTGATGCACTTGTGTCTGATGATGAGACGACCAGACTGGTGACTTCATTAGAAGATGATTTTGATGATGATGAATTGGATGCTGATTATTATGCATTTgataaggaagaagaggagaatgaGGAAAGCTTTGGGGAGCTCCCGTTACTAACCTTTATAAGTGAAGAAGGCATGAAATTCCCAGTGGAGTTTGGAGTGGAGAAATATTCAATAGGTGAAGAGCAGAATTCAAATGAAGAAGATACGGTTGAGGTAACTCTGCCCCCAGGCATCAAGgataatgataaaaatatactGACAACCTTGGAGGATACTTTATTTATTGGCACAGGTGGTGACGAGAAAACAGATATGATGGATTTGGGGAATTCttattcagaagaagaaaaagaagatgaggAAGCTTTAGTTCCAgatagaaaacagaagaaaccaCAAGCAGCAACAGATTATATTTATCCTGAAACTGCAGAATATGGTCTTTTTGTGGAAATCTCTAAGACAGATAATGATGAAGAGCCAAAAATGGACATCGAACTTCATATTAAAGGAAAAGAGACAGATGTTCAGGAGCCTAAGAAGCACCTGATGCAAGATGTTTCAGAATTAGAGGATGAGAAGACAGAAGGGATGATTGCATATACTTCTCCCCAAAGCAATAAGCTCAGCTCATTGCCAGCTGTTGAAAAGGGCAAGGACACATTAAAATCAGCCTTTGAAAACAAAGAGAATGACCTAAAAGAAGCAGTTATCCATATCTCAAAAGACTCAAAAGAAGTGAATGAAGAACTCTCTTCACCTGGAGAGAAGATTTTGGAAGATAGCATAGAGAATAAATCTCTACATAAAGCTGTAGGGAGTCTGATGACCCAAGAACAGAGTAAACCACCAGAATCCTTGGGTATTGCAATATTCCTGGGAGATAATCAAAATTATGCATCCAAAGATGGAATGGAGGAGCCAGGTTCAGTAAGTACACCAACCCTGCACATAGACTCAGTGGAGCATCAACTTCAGGAAATTAAAGAGGGACTAGAtctgaaaactgaaaatcaatctgGATTCTCCTCTCCAGATGGAATTGGTTTGTTAAGAGAACCGGAAGAAGTGGTGCCCAGTCCCAGAAAAAATCTTTCTtggcaacaagaaagagatgagaTTGTTACAGTTAGTCATGTAAATGAGAAGATAGGGCTTTCCAAGGACGAGGGTAAAGAGCAGTCCTCGGCTGAAGAATTGACTCAGCATAAGGCAACACAGGGGACACAGGAAATTAAAGAAACAGAGCAAACTGACGAGGTAGAAGTACCGGGTCTCCATACCGAAAGGCCAGCAGCAGTAGAGGAGGATCATTATCCCCCTGAAGAGCTACTGGAGGATGAAAATGCTGTAAGTGCAAAACagtcaaaagaaaaacattctggGATTCAGAATGTTAACCAGCATGTTCTTGAGAAAGCAATTTTAGAGACTATCAATCCTGATCTAGaaaccaaagaaaacaaacaagaaatgagtataatttgggagatttttaagaaaaatgaaaccacAGCCAAAAGGCTAGACATGATGGACAAGGGACGAGGTGATATGGAAATGGGAAAGGAGGAAAGTCCTCTGGCAGATGAGGAAGCCCAGGGACTCTTTGACGGAAGTGATGAGGAAAACACTCAGACTTCAGGGATAAGTGAAGTATTTCAGGATAAAAATTCTGACGATCTTGAAAAAGACAACCCTAAGGAACATCTGAACACTTCAGGGTCTACAGAAAAGGCTACTGGAAAAGAAATCTCAAAAGAGGACCTTGAGGACATTGGGCATATCACGGACGCAGAAAGCCAGGGTCCTGCTTCTGCAGATCTTGAAGATGATATACTCCCACAGAGTCCACATATAGCCCTAAAGCCAGAGCTTAGCGATCAGGAGGAAGACTTGCCCATAATCCGCAGCTTTTTTacagaacaaaagtccttgcAACGCTTCCTGAAGTACTTTGATGTCCAAGAACTGGAAGCCATGTTGCAGGAAATGTCATTAAAGCTGAAGTCGGCACAGCAGGAGAGCCTGCCCTATAACGTGGAAAAAGTTCTAGATAAGGTCTTCCGTGCCTCTGAGTCACACATTTTGAGCGTAGCAGAGCAAATGCTTGATAATCATGTGAATGATATTAGAGACATAGGAATAAAGGAAAGTAACATATTTGAAGAGGCTGCAGTGCTTGATGATATCCAATACTTGATCTATTTTGTGAGGTACAAGCACTCCACAGTGGAAGAGACTGCTCCATTgataacagcgcctcctctagagGAAATCTGGGCTAAAGCTGAAGGTAAATACCTGCCTGCGGCTTGAGCTGGAGAAAAGGAGTTGTTCCATCCAGGTGTTTTTGTGTATTATTGTAAAGTTCTGTTCAGTTTCCATGTGCCTAAAGGAGAAAGAAGGCTGACTCAGGAGCCCCATATGttcctttattcattttttggGCTAGAGCATGAAAGGACAttgcttattctttttttcctttagaacAGTTGGGATTTGTTAGCAtgttcaaagagaaattttataaaaagctAAAGAGAAAGATATAAATGAGAAACTAATGCACAAAAGTAGACCTGTTAACAGTACAGAatttatgttaaaattataaaagggctttattaaacataatttcttaatcataaaatatctgtactagatcatgtgggtgtggagtgactagcataactttttttttttaagaatttaatctctttttatgtggtgctgaggatcgaacccagtgcctcacctgcactaggcaagtgctctgtcactcaaGCCTAGCCCTAGAATAACTTTTAATGGATAGCTTGCCTGAATTCCCCTCCCCAGCATTTATCTTTTGTGGATACCATGCTATTTCCAGTCTCTTGGGGGAGAGGTCACTTATTCTGGTTTTACTCCTGGGTTCTAAGGTCCTTGCATTCATATTAATCAAGGATGGAACCAGGATGACAAGCCTTATAATGTAGTGCTTGACACATAGAAGCCTTTCAATTAAATATTCGTCAAACTGACAATGAGCCAATATCCTGATAAAAGCTTTCTGTTTCCTTGTTTCATATTTGATCATCTCTATCCATTGTTTTTCAAACTGAAATATTTCAACTGAGAGTATATGATAAGAATTCCAGAAGGACATAAAGCCATTGGAAAAATTTACTTCCCAAGAATGCTAATTTTACCTGATAATTTGGGGAAGAAAACAGTTGTACATTTAATCAAAGCAGATATATTTTGGATAAGAATGCAAAGTACAAGTGAATGTTCAGGGTAGAATATGAAGCTGTAAAGAGATAATCTTTGCTCTGGATCCTATTGGTCTATGTCCTGAGCTCAGGAAGGAGATAGGTTCACCATTTGGCTCCTAGGTTACTTTGAACATATTTGAAAGGCACATTAGCAAGCTAGACTTACGGAATTCCCTTCTCTATACTGGCTCGGTGAGGCCAGCACACTTGTAGATGAaagagttcctgttatttctgagCAGAATA is part of the Callospermophilus lateralis isolate mCalLat2 unplaced genomic scaffold, mCalLat2.hap1 Scaffold_113, whole genome shotgun sequence genome and harbors:
- the LOC143386127 gene encoding transport and Golgi organization protein 1 homolog → MAAVPGLLFWLFVLCPTWRVLGQPDPSTGRRFWKHKLCADHECSMLMYRGEALEDFRGSDCRFVNFKKGDPVYVYYKLAEVSPELWAGSVGHIFGHFPKDFIKVVHEYTKEELQIPTDETDFVCFDGGRDDFDNYNVEELLGFLELYDSANEDSEKAIEKVEQFPEVSQDVEPEPKPVVANSEQIESAFSENTMDLEEQFLAQKNHPHADSQTDNAQGEQTSFEPFEEILQDELKVPESENNKTSNSSQVSNEQKTDASTLLKKEMTLDLKTKFGSTADALVSDDETTRLVTSLEDDFDDDELDADYYAFDKEEEENEESFGELPLLTFISEEGMKFPVEFGVEKYSIGEEQNSNEEDTVEVTLPPGIKDNDKNILTTLEDTLFIGTGGDEKTDMMDLGNSYSEEEKEDEEALVPDRKQKKPQAATDYIYPETAEYGLFVEISKTDNDEEPKMDIELHIKGKETDVQEPKKHLMQDVSELEDEKTEGMIAYTSPQSNKLSSLPAVEKGKDTLKSAFENKENDLKEAVIHISKDSKEVNEELSSPGEKILEDSIENKSLHKAVGSLMTQEQSKPPESLGIAIFLGDNQNYASKDGMEEPGSVSTPTLHIDSVEHQLQEIKEGLDLKTENQSGFSSPDGIGLLREPEEVVPSPRKNLSWQQERDEIVTVSHVNEKIGLSKDEGKEQSSAEELTQHKATQGTQEIKETEQTDEVEVPGLHTERPAAVEEDHYPPEELLEDENAVSAKQSKEKHSGIQNVNQHVLEKAILETINPDLETKENKQEMSIIWEIFKKNETTAKRLDMMDKGRGDMEMGKEESPLADEEAQGLFDGSDEENTQTSGISEVFQDKNSDDLEKDNPKEHLNTSGSTEKATGKEISKEDLEDIGHITDAESQGPASADLEDDILPQSPHIALKPELSDQEEDLPIIRSFFTEQKSLQRFLKYFDVQELEAMLQEMSLKLKSAQQESLPYNVEKVLDKVFRASESHILSVAEQMLDNHVNDIRDIGIKESNIFEEAAVLDDIQYLIYFVRYKHSTVEETAPLITAPPLEEIWAKAEEMQPPHEDDFPKENTNHLNRNLHEEPHLLSHHLNMNHPEEPSLLSQPVTEDMGVLEVSQIPNTEKVDPELHITEGTPVDDADIENQLKETKVEEPADATLLDNVLSLLYSFLLYFTKMLFTTLPDEYQPGPDFYGLPWEPVVFTVFFGLVSFVIFFWRTVLVVKDRVYQVTEQQIAQKIINFMKEDEELIQKFSKYEQKIKESEKQIQETMKQNMILSDEATKYKDKIKLLEKAKEFLDERAKSLHVMLESEREQNAKNHDLIMENKKSIEKLKDVISVNTSELSELQIVFNEAKLREEKVKLECCQLQKENTMLKKTKEQLQQEVKDWSTSHAELSEQIKSFEKTQKDLLVALNHKDDTINALTNYITQLNQLQCESESEDQNREDESDELTNGEVAGDRNEKINDQIKQMMDVSRTQTTISVVEEDLKLLQPKLRASMSTKCNLEDQIKKLEGDCNSLQSSKVGLEEECKTLRQKVEILNELYQKDEMALQKKLSQEECERLEKEQQLSAADEKVVSAVQEVKNYKRRIEEMEEELQKTKRSFKNQIAMHEKKAHDNWLKARSAERAIAEEKREAANLRQKLLEITQKMAMRQYEPVIVKPMPGRPNLQNPPERGPLSHNGSFGPSPVSGGECSPPLTAEPAGRPPSATLNQRDMPRNGFGSMDGPLPRTQWSSEASGKPVASDPGCGPAHMNSSSRSSSPAKVTDEGKVNMAMKGPPPFSGVPFMGPPMGPPMGRPPPPPFWYGPPFQLGGPFGPRPIPPPFGPGMRPPIGFREYAPGVPPGQRDLPFDPRDFFPGPAPFRPLGSFGPREYFIPGAPLPPPTHGPQDYGPPPAAKDLMSSGFKDEPPPTPDSQSSEGCSQALKQGP